CGGAGAGGAGGATGGCGAGGTACCAGAGCGCGAGGATCGACCCGAGCGGCATGAGGACGGAGAGCAGCGCCCGCCCGAGCCGCGCGATCATTTCAGCTTGGGGCGGGAGCGCCTGCTGCCGCCCCCCCCCATCCCCCCCACCAGCAGCCCGCTGCCTCCCGTCCTCCCGGCATAGCCAGGTGTCGCATCAATTCCCCCCGGGCTCTCAGCGCGCGGGCACGGCGGTCGGCTCGGTCGCCGCCAGGGGATCGACCCGCCCGAACAGGAGGCTGCGGATGTGGGCGGCCGTCTCGACGAACCGCGAATCGCGGCGGAACTCGGTCCCGCGCGGCCGCGGCGCCGGCACCGGGACGACCTCGAGCACCCGGCCCGGGCCGCGCGAGAGCACCACGACGCGGTCGGCCAGCATCACCGCCTCGTCGATGTGGTGGGTGACGAACAGGACGGTCTTGGGCCGGGCGAGGAGCGTCCGCCCGAACCACTCGCCGAGCTCCTCTCGCTTCATCTCGTCGAGGGCCGAGAACGGCTCGTCCATCAGGAGCACGCGGGGGTCGTGGGCGATCGCGCTCGCGACATTGACCCGCTGGACCATCCCGCCCGAGAGCTGGTGAGGACGCTTGTCCTCGTGGCCGGCCAGGCCGAACTCCCGCAGGAGGTCGCGGGGCGGGAAGCCGACGCGCCGCGCGATCCGTTGGGTGAAGCCGACATCATCGACGGCGCGCTTCCACGGCAGCACCGCGGGGCGCTGGGAGACGAGTCCGAGCAGGCGCTGGTGGCGCGCCACCGCGGGTGGGTCCGTCCCGATCCAGACCTCGCCGGTGGTGGGCGCCTCCAGGTCGGCGACGATCCGGAGGAGGGTCGTCTTGCCGCAGCCCGAGGGGCCGACCAGCGCCACGAACTCGGCGGAGGCCACCTCCAGGTCGACCGTGTCGAGCACCAGCGTGCCGCCGAAGCGGCGCGAGAGCGCCCGGATCGAGATCGGGACGGACACGGAGCGGAGCCGGCCTTTACTTCTTCGCCTCGGGGAGGAAGGCGTTCGTCATCATCTCGCCGACCGGCAGTACCCGGGGAATGCGCTCGTACTCCTTGTAGAACGCCATCATTCCCTCCCATACCCTCGGGTTCATCCAGAGAAGCCCGTTCCGCCTGGTGTCCTCGCTCACGAAGAGGACGTTCTGGATCTTCCACCGCCAGGCGAGCTTGTCGGCCTTCTCGACCTGTTCGGGATAGCTCGCCACGAGCTGCACCGTCTCCTCCGGGTGG
The sequence above is drawn from the Candidatus Methylomirabilota bacterium genome and encodes:
- a CDS encoding ABC transporter ATP-binding protein, yielding MSVPISIRALSRRFGGTLVLDTVDLEVASAEFVALVGPSGCGKTTLLRIVADLEAPTTGEVWIGTDPPAVARHQRLLGLVSQRPAVLPWKRAVDDVGFTQRIARRVGFPPRDLLREFGLAGHEDKRPHQLSGGMVQRVNVASAIAHDPRVLLMDEPFSALDEMKREELGEWFGRTLLARPKTVLFVTHHIDEAVMLADRVVVLSRGPGRVLEVVPVPAPRPRGTEFRRDSRFVETAAHIRSLLFGRVDPLAATEPTAVPAR